The Streptomyces sp. DH-12 genome has a window encoding:
- the dapA gene encoding 4-hydroxy-tetrahydrodipicolinate synthase, whose amino-acid sequence MTSTRPALGRALCAMITPFTPSGALDLDGAQRLAGHLAARGCDGLVLSGTTGESPTTSDAEKRSLIAAVREAVGTRATLIAGVGTPDTAHTVTLARAAERAGADAVLLAAPYYSRPPQDAIEAHLRETADATGLPVVLYDIPVRTGVRIEPDTLLRLSEHPRIVAVKDCSNDFLAAQTVMARTDLAYYAGCDEHNLALYAVGGAGCVSTVANVAPSEVRAVLDAFDEGDTAGAVRLQHRLTPLIEAMMAGGLPGTVTAKALLAALGLPAGPVRPPLRPADPGAATALREAYARLTAEVSSTPARR is encoded by the coding sequence ATGACCTCGACGCGTCCCGCCCTCGGCCGCGCCCTGTGCGCGATGATCACCCCCTTCACACCCTCCGGCGCGCTGGACCTGGACGGCGCCCAGCGCCTCGCCGGTCACCTGGCCGCCCGGGGCTGCGACGGCCTGGTGCTGTCCGGCACGACCGGGGAGTCCCCGACCACGTCGGACGCGGAGAAGCGGTCCCTGATCGCGGCCGTGCGGGAGGCCGTCGGTACCCGCGCCACACTGATCGCCGGCGTCGGCACCCCCGACACCGCGCACACCGTCACGCTGGCCCGCGCGGCCGAGCGGGCGGGCGCCGACGCCGTCCTCCTGGCCGCCCCGTACTACAGCCGCCCCCCGCAGGACGCGATCGAGGCGCACCTCCGCGAGACCGCCGACGCGACGGGCCTGCCCGTGGTCCTGTACGACATCCCGGTCCGCACCGGCGTCCGCATCGAACCGGACACCCTGCTGCGCCTGTCCGAACACCCGCGCATCGTGGCGGTGAAGGACTGCAGCAACGACTTCCTGGCGGCGCAGACGGTGATGGCCCGCACGGACCTGGCGTACTACGCGGGCTGCGACGAACACAACCTGGCGCTGTACGCGGTGGGCGGCGCCGGCTGCGTCAGCACGGTGGCCAACGTGGCTCCGTCCGAGGTCCGAGCCGTCCTCGACGCCTTCGACGAGGGCGACACGGCCGGGGCCGTCCGCCTCCAGCACCGCCTGACCCCGCTGATCGAGGCCATGATGGCGGGCGGCCTCCCCGGCACGGTGACGGCGAAGGCCCTGCTCGCCGCCCTGGGCCTCCCCGCAGGCCCGGTCCGCCCGCCCCTGCGCCCGGCGGACCCGGGGGCGGCGACCGCCCTGCGGGAGGCCTACGCCCGCCTGACCGCGGAGGTCAGTTCCACACCTGCCCGTCGCTGA
- a CDS encoding phage holin family protein — MAGTIHQRPVRDEHSVGELVGQATEQISRLARQEVALAKEELAEKGRRAGVGGGMLGAAGAFGYAGLLALAATGIAALDLVLPLWAAALIITAVLFAIAGVLAMAGRGQLRRATPPKPERTLGSVKADVEEIRERAHR; from the coding sequence GTGGCCGGAACCATCCATCAACGGCCCGTCCGCGACGAGCACAGCGTCGGCGAGCTCGTCGGACAGGCCACCGAACAGATCTCGCGACTCGCACGGCAGGAAGTGGCGCTCGCCAAGGAGGAACTGGCCGAGAAGGGGCGCCGCGCCGGAGTCGGCGGCGGCATGCTGGGAGCGGCGGGAGCGTTCGGTTACGCGGGGCTGCTCGCGCTGGCCGCCACGGGAATCGCCGCACTCGACCTCGTGCTGCCTCTGTGGGCGGCGGCGCTGATCATCACGGCGGTGCTGTTCGCGATCGCCGGCGTGCTGGCGATGGCCGGACGCGGGCAGCTGCGCCGGGCCACGCCGCCCAAGCCGGAGCGGACGCTGGGCAGCGTGAAGGCCGACGTCGAGGAGATCAGGGAAAGGGCGCACCGATGA